A genomic stretch from Heterodontus francisci isolate sHetFra1 chromosome 23, sHetFra1.hap1, whole genome shotgun sequence includes:
- the LOC137382829 gene encoding immunoglobulin lambda-1 light chain-like: MTEWVQVLAALMLCLHSTNADPVLTQPGSISTTPGSTVKITCTMSGGSIGSYYTSWYWQKPSSAPVLVWSEYSGKASGIPDRFTGSVESSSNKLLLTITKVQSEDAADYYCAALLGSTAAFIFGRGTKLNLDNPRVPSVSVLPPSSDQIAAKNTATLVCLVSGFNPGAVEIEWTVDDSVRGNGVETSRIQQETDNTFSVSSYLTLPASEWNSHELYSCVVKHETQANPLKTSISRSSCI, from the exons ATGACTGAATGGGTTCAGGTTCTTGCCGCACTGATGCTCTGTCTCCACA GTACAAACGCGGATCCTGTCCTGACTCAGCCAGGATCCATCTCAACCACACCGGGGAGCACCGTCAAGATCACCTGCACCATGTCCGGAGGCAGCATCGGCAGCTACTACACGAGCTGGTACTGGCAGAAACCCAGCAGTGCCCCTGTGTTGGTTTGGAGCGAGTACAGCGGTAAAGCTTCGGGGATTCCAGATCGATTTACCGGGTCTGTGGAGTCATCGAGTAACAAGTTGCTTTTAACCATCACCAAGGTGCAGTCGGAGGACGCCGCGGATTATTACTGTGCTGCCCTGCTTGGCAGTACAGCTGCATTTATTTTCGGGAGAGGAACCAAGCTGAACCTGGACA ATCCACGGGTCCCCTCGGTTTCGGTCCTTCCGCCTTCATCAGATCAAATCGCAGCAAAGAACACGGCGACCCTGGTGTGTTTGGTGAGCGGTTTTAACCCGGGAGCTGTGGAGATTGAGTGGACTGTAGATGACAGTGTGAGAGGGAATGGTGTTGAGACCAGTCGGATCCAGCAGGAGACGGACAACACGTtcagtgtgagcagttatctgactCTGCCAGCCTCAGAGTGGAACTCACACGAGCTTTACTCCTGTGTGGTTAAACACGAGACACAGGCAAATCCGCTTAAAACAAGTATCTCGAGGTCCAGTTGTATCTGA